One window of Dechloromonas sp. ZY10 genomic DNA carries:
- a CDS encoding type I glyceraldehyde-3-phosphate dehydrogenase has translation MPNLPPIPAPRLAINGYGRIGRCFLRALHETATHRPLQVVAINEPANLESMAYLTRYDSTHGRFPASVEVIDGQLQIAGHHLRISHGRRPEEVDWSGIDLVVECSGIYGRRPELERFTAAGCPRLLLSHPGASADDIDATIIAGFNQHALDGSETLVSAASCTTSAIVPILDLLDREIGIEQALLSTLHSVMNDQPLIDGYHHDDLRRTRSAMQSIIPVSTGLARGVERFLPQLAGRVQAKAIRVPTTNVSAIDLTLITARPVNAAAVNDLLASASHGPLKRLVAYSEAAHASIDFNHDPHSAIVDGSQTRTSGQHLLNLFVWFDNEWGFANRMLELADHWSQLWLGTQANNTDQPHRSFP, from the coding sequence GTGCCGAATTTGCCCCCCATCCCAGCCCCACGCCTGGCCATCAACGGCTATGGCCGCATCGGGCGTTGCTTTTTGCGGGCATTGCACGAAACCGCCACCCACCGGCCGCTGCAGGTGGTTGCCATCAACGAGCCGGCCAATCTGGAAAGCATGGCCTACCTGACCCGCTACGATTCGACACATGGGCGTTTCCCCGCCAGTGTCGAAGTCATCGACGGGCAGTTGCAGATAGCCGGCCACCATCTCCGGATCAGCCATGGCCGCCGCCCGGAGGAAGTGGACTGGTCGGGCATCGACCTCGTCGTCGAGTGCTCCGGCATTTACGGTCGACGCCCCGAACTCGAACGTTTTACCGCTGCCGGCTGCCCGCGCCTGCTCCTTTCGCATCCCGGCGCCAGTGCCGACGACATCGACGCCACGATCATTGCCGGCTTCAACCAGCACGCTCTGGACGGCAGTGAAACCCTGGTCTCCGCCGCCTCGTGCACGACCAGTGCGATTGTCCCGATCCTCGACCTGCTCGACCGCGAAATCGGCATCGAACAGGCGCTGCTCAGCACCTTGCACTCGGTGATGAACGACCAGCCGCTGATCGACGGCTACCACCATGACGACCTGCGCCGCACCCGCTCGGCGATGCAGTCGATCATTCCGGTATCGACCGGGCTGGCGCGCGGCGTCGAGCGCTTCCTGCCGCAACTCGCCGGCCGCGTCCAGGCCAAGGCGATCCGCGTGCCGACCACCAACGTCTCGGCCATCGATCTGACTCTGATCACCGCCCGCCCGGTCAACGCCGCCGCCGTCAATGACCTGCTGGCCAGCGCCAGCCACGGCCCGCTGAAACGGCTGGTCGCCTACTCCGAGGCCGCGCACGCCTCGATCGATTTCAACCACGACCCCCATTCGGCGATTGTCGATGGCAGCCAGACCCGGACCTCGGGCCAACACCTGCTCAATCTGTTCGTCTGGTTCGACAACGAATGGGGATTCGCCAACCGGATGCTGGAACTGGCCGACCACTGGTCGCAGCTCTGGCTCGGCACTCAAGCTAACAACACCGATCAACCGCACAGGAGTTTTCCATGA
- a CDS encoding ATP-binding protein has product MPPSRAAMLLARYRPSAVVAAIGGLLALLLCVGAGGLIWYLRAAAIADWKVELGNISLTVGEYVAQSLAPADKVLQGVEERIRQAGVRNGEDLRRALSGEETHRLLRDRIDGLPQIEVLAIVDARGSTVNFSRSWPVPPLNIADREHFYVHQQDAKQGTFLSLPVRAKANGRWVFYLTRRLNDTQGRFMGVVLVGLSVDFFEQFFGRIHLGEGASVSMLRRDFRYLARWPHNDEVLGKENRKGSSYQVIEVQKLKAATVLTEGERIASGLSSDPRMGAPRLLDHFPVIVNATITDGLYLAAWKRSAQGIVVGAGVSLLLLLLGVVWLVHLLRQREEDAARLLQLKEEAEAANVAKSQFLATMSHEIRTPMNGVLGMAQLLLIDDLPAEDRRECAETIVSSGRSLLTLLNDILDFSKIEAGKVELLDEEFKPRVLLEETASLFAPLAARKGLQFEVAWLGDDRGWYRGDPLRLRQMLSNLISNAIKFTDRGMVRVTARMRGPNAGEEAAELEMAVSDTGIGVASDKIGLLFQPFVQADSSSTRKYGGTGLGLSIVRSLAHLLGGQVGVENLPGQGARFWFTVRLRPEPGHVEHCPEHPAEGRSVGLAAAERKLLLVEDDPVNQAVVLGMLEQLGLSAYLAENGREALSLLQSGLRPALVLMDLQMPEMDGLMATRALREWEEANDLPPLTVVALTAAAFPEDRSRCFAAGMDDFLAKPVGLNELSAMLAKHLPEGLSQPE; this is encoded by the coding sequence ATGCCGCCCAGCCGTGCTGCCATGCTTCTTGCCCGTTATCGCCCGAGTGCCGTGGTGGCTGCCATCGGCGGCCTGCTCGCGCTGCTGCTGTGCGTGGGTGCGGGCGGACTGATCTGGTACTTGCGGGCGGCCGCGATTGCCGACTGGAAGGTCGAACTGGGCAATATCTCGCTGACTGTCGGTGAATATGTCGCCCAGTCGCTGGCGCCCGCAGACAAGGTCTTGCAGGGGGTCGAAGAGCGGATTCGCCAGGCAGGGGTTCGTAATGGCGAAGATTTGCGTCGGGCTCTTTCCGGAGAGGAAACACACCGCTTGTTGCGTGACCGGATCGATGGGCTGCCGCAGATTGAGGTACTGGCGATCGTCGATGCACGCGGCTCAACGGTCAATTTTTCCCGCAGCTGGCCGGTGCCGCCGCTCAATATTGCGGATCGCGAACACTTCTACGTGCACCAGCAGGATGCGAAGCAAGGCACTTTCCTTAGCCTGCCGGTACGGGCCAAGGCCAATGGCCGTTGGGTCTTTTATCTCACTCGCCGCCTGAACGATACCCAGGGACGCTTCATGGGGGTGGTGCTGGTCGGCCTGTCGGTCGATTTTTTCGAGCAGTTCTTTGGCCGCATCCATCTCGGCGAAGGCGCGTCGGTATCGATGCTGCGCCGCGATTTCCGCTATCTGGCGCGCTGGCCGCATAACGACGAGGTGCTCGGCAAGGAAAACCGCAAGGGCTCCTCCTACCAGGTGATCGAGGTCCAGAAACTCAAGGCGGCAACCGTGCTGACCGAGGGCGAACGGATCGCCAGCGGCCTGAGCAGCGATCCTCGGATGGGGGCGCCGCGCTTGCTCGACCATTTTCCGGTGATCGTCAATGCAACGATCACCGATGGCCTTTACCTCGCGGCCTGGAAGCGTTCGGCGCAGGGAATCGTGGTTGGCGCCGGGGTGTCCTTGCTGCTGTTGCTGCTGGGGGTGGTCTGGTTGGTTCACCTGCTGCGCCAGCGCGAAGAGGATGCCGCACGCCTGCTGCAACTGAAAGAGGAGGCCGAGGCCGCCAATGTGGCCAAGAGCCAGTTCCTGGCCACGATGAGCCATGAAATCCGGACGCCGATGAACGGCGTGCTCGGCATGGCTCAGTTGCTGCTGATCGATGATCTGCCGGCTGAGGACCGGCGCGAGTGCGCTGAAACCATCGTCAGTTCTGGGCGTAGCCTGTTAACTTTGCTTAACGATATTCTCGATTTTTCAAAAATCGAGGCCGGTAAGGTCGAGTTGCTGGACGAAGAGTTCAAGCCCCGGGTTTTGCTTGAGGAAACGGCATCCCTGTTTGCGCCGCTGGCGGCACGCAAGGGGCTGCAATTCGAGGTTGCCTGGCTGGGCGATGATCGCGGTTGGTATCGCGGCGATCCGCTTCGCTTGCGGCAGATGTTGTCCAATCTGATCAGCAATGCGATCAAATTTACCGACCGGGGGATGGTCCGGGTGACCGCACGGATGCGGGGGCCGAATGCCGGCGAGGAGGCTGCGGAGCTTGAAATGGCGGTCAGCGATACCGGTATCGGTGTCGCTTCCGACAAGATTGGCCTGTTGTTCCAGCCGTTCGTCCAGGCCGATAGCAGCAGCACTCGTAAATATGGTGGAACCGGCTTGGGCTTGTCGATTGTGCGCAGTCTGGCGCATTTGCTCGGTGGCCAGGTCGGGGTGGAGAACCTCCCCGGGCAGGGGGCACGTTTCTGGTTTACCGTGCGGTTGCGGCCGGAGCCTGGACATGTGGAGCATTGCCCTGAGCATCCCGCAGAGGGGCGGTCGGTCGGTCTGGCTGCTGCCGAGCGCAAGCTGTTGCTGGTTGAGGATGATCCGGTCAACCAAGCGGTGGTGCTCGGCATGCTGGAGCAACTCGGGCTGTCAGCCTATCTTGCCGAAAACGGCCGCGAAGCGCTGAGCCTGCTGCAGTCCGGACTGCGTCCGGCGCTGGTGCTGATGGATCTGCAGATGCCGGAAATGGATGGGTTGATGGCGACCCGTGCCCTGCGTGAGTGGGAGGAGGCCAACGACCTGCCGCCATTGACCGTGGTGGCGCTGACCGCTGCCGCTTTCCCGGAGGATCGCAGCCGCTGTTTTGCCGCCGGGATGGACGATTTTCTGGCCAAGCCGGTCGGGCTCAATGAGCTCTCGGCGATGCTCGCCAAGCACCTGCCGGAAGGCCTGAGCCAGCCCGAATAG
- the gap gene encoding type I glyceraldehyde-3-phosphate dehydrogenase translates to MAIKVAINGFGRIGRCTLRAIYEQGLQNEFEVVAINASGDLATNAHLLKYDTTHGRFTTSVETEGENCIIIDGKKIAFYSTKDPKGVNWADHGVDVLLECTGAYTTKAKAQALLEQGAKRVLISAPGGDDVDTTIVMGVNENALTAGMTVVSNASCTTNCLAPVAKILSDNIGIKSGLMTTVHAYTNDQVTVDVRHKDLRRARAAAANIIPTKTGAAKAVGLVLPQLVGKFDGFALRVPTINVSLVDLTFTAERETTKDEINALMTAAANGPLKGVMAVNTEPLVSSDFNHTTVSSTFDATQTRVLKAEDGSTLVKVLAWYDNEWGYSCRMLDAARAWMNAK, encoded by the coding sequence ATGGCTATCAAGGTTGCAATCAACGGTTTCGGTCGCATCGGTCGCTGCACGCTGCGCGCGATTTACGAACAAGGCCTGCAGAACGAGTTTGAAGTTGTCGCGATCAACGCTTCCGGCGATCTGGCGACCAACGCCCACCTGCTGAAGTACGACACCACCCACGGTCGCTTCACCACCTCGGTCGAGACCGAAGGCGAGAACTGCATCATCATCGACGGCAAGAAGATCGCCTTCTACTCGACCAAGGACCCGAAGGGCGTCAATTGGGCCGACCACGGCGTCGACGTGCTGCTCGAATGCACCGGTGCCTACACCACCAAGGCCAAGGCGCAAGCCCTGCTGGAGCAAGGCGCCAAGCGCGTGCTGATCTCCGCCCCCGGCGGCGACGACGTCGACACCACCATCGTCATGGGCGTTAACGAAAACGCGCTGACCGCCGGCATGACCGTCGTCTCCAACGCTTCCTGCACCACCAACTGCCTGGCTCCGGTCGCCAAGATCCTGTCGGACAACATCGGCATCAAGTCCGGCCTGATGACCACGGTGCACGCTTACACCAACGACCAGGTCACCGTCGACGTCCGCCACAAGGACCTGCGCCGCGCCCGCGCCGCTGCCGCCAACATCATCCCGACCAAGACCGGTGCCGCCAAGGCCGTCGGCCTGGTGCTGCCGCAACTGGTCGGCAAGTTCGACGGTTTCGCCCTGCGCGTCCCGACCATCAACGTGTCGCTGGTCGACCTGACCTTCACCGCCGAGCGCGAAACCACCAAGGACGAAATCAACGCGTTGATGACCGCTGCCGCCAACGGCCCGCTCAAGGGCGTGATGGCCGTCAACACCGAGCCGCTGGTCTCCTCCGACTTCAACCACACCACCGTCTCCTCGACCTTCGACGCGACCCAGACCCGCGTGCTGAAGGCTGAAGACGGTTCGACCCTGGTCAAGGTCCTGGCCTGGTACGACAACGAGTGGGGCTACTCCTGCCGCATGCTCGACGCCGCCCGCGCCTGGATGAACGCCAAGTAA
- the tkt gene encoding transketolase, giving the protein MSVSNPPKFNPLTGAIRALAMDAVQQANSGHPGAPMGMAEIAEVLWRRNLKHNPANPKWADRDRFVLSNGHGSMLIYSLLHLTGYDVTIDDIKNFRQLHARTPGHPEYGYTPGVETTTGPLGQGITNAVGFALAEKVLAAEFNQPGHTIVDHNTYVFLGDGCLMEGVSHEACSLAGTLGLGKLIAFWDDNGISIDGHVEGWFTEDIPKRFESYGWHVVPGVDGHDAAAIEAALKAAQAVGDKPSLICCKTTIGLGSPNKQGSHDCHGAPLGKDEIAAAREYIGWPHPAFEIPAEVYAAWNRKEAGAAAEAAWNERFAAYRAAFPALAAEFERRVIKGELPATWAATKAEYIATCRSKAENIATRKASQNAIAALVPAVPEIFGGSADLAGSNLTFVKGSQGVTRTEGGNYCYYGVREFGMTAIANGIALHGGLIPYTATFLVFSDYARNAIRMAALMKQRQIMVYTHDSIGLGEDGPTHQPVEHIPSMRIIPNLDVWRPADATETAIAWISAVDREDGPSILALSRQNLPTVTQNVADAEIAKGGYILSDAAEAKAVLIATGSEVKLALDAQAALAAEGIAVRVVSMPCTNVFDRQDKAYRLSVLGSHLPRVAIEAAHSDFWRKYVGLHGAVIGIDRFGESAPAGQLFEMFGFTVANVVATTKALLS; this is encoded by the coding sequence ATGAGCGTCAGCAATCCTCCCAAGTTCAATCCTTTGACGGGGGCGATTCGCGCCCTGGCCATGGATGCAGTGCAACAAGCCAACTCCGGCCACCCGGGTGCCCCGATGGGCATGGCGGAAATCGCCGAAGTCCTCTGGCGCCGCAACCTCAAGCACAATCCGGCCAACCCCAAGTGGGCCGACCGCGACCGCTTCGTGCTCTCGAACGGCCACGGCTCGATGCTGATCTACTCGCTGCTGCACCTGACCGGCTACGACGTCACCATCGACGACATCAAGAATTTCCGCCAGCTGCACGCCCGCACCCCGGGCCACCCGGAATATGGCTACACCCCCGGCGTTGAGACCACCACCGGCCCGCTCGGCCAGGGCATCACCAATGCCGTCGGTTTCGCCCTCGCCGAAAAGGTGCTGGCGGCTGAATTCAACCAACCCGGCCATACCATCGTCGACCATAACACTTACGTTTTCCTCGGCGACGGCTGCCTGATGGAAGGCGTCTCGCACGAAGCCTGTTCGTTGGCCGGTACCCTCGGCCTGGGCAAGCTGATCGCTTTCTGGGACGACAACGGCATCTCCATCGACGGCCACGTCGAAGGCTGGTTCACCGAAGACATCCCCAAGCGTTTCGAATCCTACGGCTGGCACGTGGTGCCGGGCGTTGACGGCCACGACGCCGCCGCCATCGAAGCCGCGCTCAAGGCCGCGCAAGCCGTCGGCGACAAGCCCAGCCTGATCTGCTGCAAGACCACCATCGGTCTCGGCTCGCCGAACAAGCAGGGCTCGCACGATTGCCACGGGGCACCGCTCGGTAAGGATGAAATTGCCGCTGCCCGCGAATACATCGGCTGGCCGCACCCGGCTTTCGAAATCCCGGCCGAAGTCTACGCCGCCTGGAACCGCAAGGAAGCCGGCGCTGCCGCTGAAGCTGCCTGGAACGAACGCTTTGCCGCCTATCGCGCCGCCTTCCCGGCGCTGGCTGCCGAGTTCGAGCGCCGCGTGATCAAGGGCGAACTTCCGGCCACCTGGGCCGCCACCAAGGCCGAATACATCGCCACCTGCCGCAGCAAGGCCGAGAACATCGCCACCCGCAAGGCGTCGCAAAATGCCATCGCCGCGCTGGTCCCGGCGGTACCGGAAATTTTCGGCGGTTCGGCCGACCTGGCCGGCTCCAACCTGACCTTCGTCAAGGGCAGCCAGGGCGTCACCCGCACCGAGGGCGGCAACTACTGCTACTACGGCGTGCGCGAATTCGGCATGACCGCGATCGCCAACGGCATCGCGCTGCACGGCGGCCTGATTCCCTACACCGCGACCTTCCTGGTCTTCTCCGACTACGCCCGCAACGCGATCCGCATGGCAGCGCTGATGAAGCAGCGCCAGATCATGGTCTACACCCATGACTCCATCGGCCTCGGCGAAGACGGCCCGACCCACCAGCCGGTCGAGCACATCCCGTCGATGCGCATCATCCCGAACCTGGATGTGTGGCGCCCGGCCGATGCGACCGAAACCGCAATTGCCTGGATTTCGGCGGTCGACCGTGAAGATGGCCCGTCCATCCTCGCCCTGTCGCGCCAGAACCTGCCGACCGTGACCCAGAATGTTGCCGATGCCGAGATCGCCAAGGGCGGCTACATCCTGTCCGACGCCGCCGAAGCCAAGGCGGTGCTGATCGCCACCGGTTCCGAGGTCAAGCTGGCGCTGGACGCGCAAGCTGCGCTCGCTGCAGAAGGCATCGCCGTGCGCGTCGTCTCGATGCCCTGCACCAACGTCTTCGACCGTCAGGACAAGGCTTACCGCCTGTCGGTACTCGGCAGCCACCTGCCGCGCGTCGCCATCGAAGCCGCCCACTCCGACTTCTGGCGCAAGTACGTCGGCCTGCATGGCGCGGTGATCGGCATCGACCGCTTCGGCGAATCCGCCCCGGCCGGCCAGCTGTTCGAGATGTTCGGTTTCACCGTCGCCAACGTCGTCGCCACGACCAAGGCACTGCTGTCCTGA
- a CDS encoding class 1 fructose-bisphosphatase: MAQRTLARYLTEAQREHGRIPSDLKFLIEIVSRACKAISIAIGKGGLGGVLGEAGSDNVQGEAQKKLDVLSNEILLEANEWGGHLAAMASEEMDLPHLVPNRFPKGNYLLTFDPLDGSSNIDVNVSIGTIFSVLKCPDGADLSSEAAAEQAFLQPGTAQVAAGYAVYGPTTLLVLTFGAGVAVFTLDRELGEFVLTQENVQIPAETKEFAINMSNQRFWEAPVKRYVDEMVAGKTGPLGKDYNMRWVASMVADVHRIMTRGGIFMYPMDEKVRDKGGKLRLMYEANPMAFLVEQAGGAATTGYQRILDIAPQHLHQRVPVILGSKTEVERVTGYHQG; encoded by the coding sequence ATGGCACAGCGCACGCTGGCACGTTATCTCACCGAAGCCCAACGCGAGCACGGCCGCATTCCGTCCGATCTCAAGTTCCTGATCGAAATCGTCTCCCGTGCCTGCAAGGCGATCTCGATTGCCATCGGCAAGGGCGGGCTCGGCGGCGTGCTCGGCGAAGCCGGCAGCGACAACGTTCAGGGCGAAGCCCAGAAGAAACTCGACGTGCTGTCCAACGAAATCCTGCTCGAAGCCAACGAATGGGGCGGTCACCTCGCCGCCATGGCCTCCGAGGAAATGGACCTGCCGCACCTGGTCCCCAACCGTTTCCCCAAGGGCAATTACCTGCTCACCTTCGACCCGCTCGACGGCTCGTCGAACATCGACGTGAATGTCTCGATCGGCACCATTTTTTCGGTACTCAAGTGTCCGGATGGCGCCGACCTGTCGAGTGAAGCCGCTGCCGAACAGGCTTTCCTGCAGCCGGGCACCGCGCAGGTTGCCGCCGGTTACGCCGTTTACGGCCCGACCACGCTGCTGGTCCTCACTTTCGGCGCCGGCGTCGCGGTGTTCACTCTCGACCGCGAACTGGGTGAGTTCGTGCTGACCCAGGAAAACGTGCAGATTCCGGCCGAAACCAAGGAATTCGCAATCAACATGTCGAACCAGCGTTTCTGGGAAGCACCGGTCAAGCGCTACGTCGACGAAATGGTCGCCGGCAAGACCGGGCCGCTGGGCAAGGACTACAACATGCGCTGGGTGGCCTCGATGGTTGCCGACGTGCACCGGATCATGACCCGTGGCGGCATCTTCATGTACCCGATGGACGAAAAGGTCCGCGACAAAGGCGGCAAATTGCGCCTGATGTACGAAGCCAACCCGATGGCCTTTCTGGTCGAGCAGGCCGGCGGCGCCGCCACCACTGGCTATCAGCGGATTCTCGACATTGCACCGCAGCATCTGCACCAGCGGGTACCGGTGATTCTCGGTTCGAAGACCGAAGTCGAGCGGGTGACCGGCTACCACCAGGGCTGA
- a CDS encoding EAL domain-containing protein — MPDNTPLPGDDHRRRQAYLRAILASMPQGISVFDENLYLRVWNAGFVEVLNLPANAVYEGVHFSELIRIPAERGEYGPGDPAEHVARITELAQKFEAHRFERTRPNGRTHLVQGEPLYIDGVLAGFITTYTDITERKAAEEKLRTHHDLLNTVIESIPSAVSLFDSQQTLALHNREFPRLLDLPDALLNDAPVTMEKLFRFNAARGEYGPGDCEAIVRSLLARASKHEAHHFERTRPNGKTLDVRGVPLPDGSFVTIYTDISERRASAEREQLAQKVFTHTPAGIVVTDEAHRIVSINPAMMQMTGYATYELVGHDIFGLIALSADESSEHLREQVGLRGLWSGEADIARKGGDEFPAGIRVSRVDDPHTGNPTHHIWILADITERKAVEERMRHIAQHDPLTGLPNRMALAIRLAQLLPEARRYERRLAMMFLDLDRFKIINDTLGHPVGDELLREVACRLSNIIRETDFVARLGGDEFVILLPEISTPADSALVASKIIAALATPVQVDTHELHTSPSIGISIFPDDGPDADSLLKNADTAMYHAKAAGRNNYQFYAAEMNQAASERMDIERKLRHAIARNEFAIAYQPQFAGDSGRPTGVEALLRWHHPSDGMISPARFIPVAEEMGLIVEIGEWVMRNACREMKHWLDAGLQPMRVAVNVSARQLRRRDFCESVAGALAESGLPAELLELEITESSVMENPEEAIEILQRLRRMGVTLAVDDFGTGYSSLAYLKRFPIDHLKIDRSFVADIEHDLNDRAIAFGTIALAHSLGLNVIAEGVETADQLELLRSNGCDEVQGYLFSKPLTSAAAFAFLHARAPA, encoded by the coding sequence ATGCCCGATAACACTCCGCTGCCCGGCGACGACCACCGGCGTCGGCAGGCTTACCTGCGTGCCATCCTGGCCAGCATGCCGCAAGGGATCAGTGTTTTCGACGAAAACCTCTACCTCCGGGTGTGGAACGCCGGCTTTGTCGAGGTGCTCAACCTGCCGGCCAACGCGGTTTATGAAGGGGTGCACTTCTCCGAGTTGATCCGCATCCCGGCCGAGCGCGGCGAATACGGGCCGGGCGACCCGGCCGAGCACGTGGCCCGGATCACCGAACTGGCGCAAAAATTCGAGGCCCACCGTTTCGAGCGTACCCGCCCGAATGGCCGCACCCACTTGGTGCAGGGCGAGCCGCTGTACATTGACGGCGTTCTCGCCGGCTTCATCACCACCTATACCGACATTACCGAACGCAAGGCCGCCGAAGAAAAGCTGCGCACCCACCACGACCTGCTGAACACGGTGATCGAAAGCATTCCCAGCGCGGTCAGCCTGTTCGATAGCCAGCAGACGCTGGCCCTGCACAACCGCGAATTTCCCCGCCTGCTCGATCTGCCCGATGCCCTGCTCAATGACGCGCCGGTGACGATGGAGAAGCTCTTCCGCTTCAATGCTGCGCGCGGCGAATACGGACCGGGGGACTGCGAAGCCATCGTCCGCTCGCTGCTGGCCCGCGCCAGCAAGCACGAAGCGCATCATTTCGAACGTACCCGCCCCAACGGCAAGACCCTCGATGTCCGTGGCGTGCCGCTGCCCGACGGCAGCTTCGTCACCATCTACACCGACATCAGCGAACGCCGGGCCAGCGCCGAACGCGAACAACTGGCGCAAAAGGTGTTCACGCACACGCCTGCCGGCATCGTGGTCACCGACGAAGCGCACCGGATCGTCTCGATCAACCCGGCGATGATGCAAATGACCGGCTATGCGACTTACGAACTGGTCGGGCATGACATTTTTGGGCTGATCGCGCTGAGTGCCGACGAATCGAGCGAACACCTGCGCGAACAGGTGGGCCTGCGCGGCCTGTGGAGCGGGGAAGCCGACATTGCCCGCAAAGGAGGCGACGAGTTCCCGGCCGGCATCCGCGTCAGCCGGGTGGATGACCCGCATACCGGCAATCCGACCCACCATATCTGGATCCTGGCCGACATCACCGAGCGCAAGGCAGTCGAGGAACGCATGCGCCATATTGCGCAGCACGATCCGCTGACCGGCCTGCCCAACCGGATGGCGCTGGCCATCCGCCTCGCCCAGTTGCTGCCCGAAGCCCGCCGCTACGAGCGGCGACTGGCGATGATGTTCCTTGATCTCGACCGCTTCAAGATCATCAACGACACGCTCGGCCACCCGGTCGGCGACGAACTGCTGCGCGAAGTCGCCTGCCGGCTGTCCAACATCATCCGCGAAACCGACTTCGTCGCCCGCCTGGGAGGCGACGAGTTCGTCATCCTGCTGCCGGAAATCAGCACGCCGGCGGATTCGGCGCTGGTCGCCAGCAAGATCATTGCGGCGCTGGCCACGCCGGTGCAGGTCGACACCCACGAGTTGCACACCAGCCCGTCGATCGGCATCAGCATTTTCCCCGACGATGGCCCCGATGCCGACTCGCTGTTGAAAAATGCCGACACCGCGATGTACCACGCCAAGGCTGCGGGGCGGAACAACTACCAGTTCTACGCCGCCGAGATGAACCAGGCGGCAAGCGAGCGCATGGATATCGAACGCAAGCTGCGCCATGCGATTGCCCGCAACGAATTCGCCATTGCCTACCAGCCGCAGTTCGCTGGCGACAGCGGCCGGCCGACCGGGGTAGAAGCACTGCTGCGCTGGCACCATCCAAGCGACGGTATGATCTCGCCGGCACGCTTCATCCCGGTGGCCGAAGAAATGGGGCTGATTGTCGAGATAGGCGAATGGGTGATGCGCAACGCCTGCCGTGAAATGAAGCACTGGCTCGATGCCGGTCTGCAGCCGATGCGGGTGGCGGTCAACGTCTCGGCGCGGCAATTGCGGCGCCGAGATTTTTGCGAGAGTGTTGCCGGCGCACTGGCCGAATCCGGCCTGCCGGCCGAACTGCTCGAACTTGAAATCACCGAAAGCTCGGTGATGGAAAACCCCGAGGAAGCCATCGAAATCCTGCAGCGGCTGCGCCGGATGGGCGTCACCCTGGCAGTCGATGACTTCGGCACCGGCTACTCGTCGCTGGCCTATCTCAAACGCTTCCCGATCGACCATCTGAAGATCGACCGCTCCTTCGTTGCCGATATCGAGCACGATCTCAACGACCGCGCCATCGCCTTCGGCACCATCGCCCTGGCGCATTCGCTGGGCCTCAACGTGATCGCTGAAGGGGTCGAAACTGCCGACCAGCTGGAATTGCTGCGCAGCAACGGCTGCGACGAGGTCCAGGGCTATCTGTTCAGCAAGCCGCTGACCAGCGCCGCCGCCTTTGCCTTCCTGCACGCACGGGCCCCGGCCTGA
- a CDS encoding 16S rRNA (uracil(1498)-N(3))-methyltransferase, whose protein sequence is MNQPRFYCREPLAPAAHIELPEPVARHAVRVLRLAPGTEITLFDGRGGEYPAQLSRIEKDRAYAVLGDWRETECESPLAVTLVQAVQAGDKMDFTIQKAVELGVGGVVPVDSRRSVVRLAGERAAKRVAHWQGVAASACEQCGRNQVPPVTQIEKLEHWLARPAAAGTLRLMLSPTATQTLADLAPANRIELLIGAEGGLDPQEMLAAEQAGFQAVRLGPRVLRTETAGLAALAALQVLWGDFREG, encoded by the coding sequence ATGAATCAGCCTCGTTTTTATTGCCGCGAGCCTCTGGCGCCGGCTGCCCATATTGAACTGCCGGAGCCGGTGGCGCGGCACGCGGTACGCGTGCTGCGCCTGGCGCCTGGTACTGAAATCACCTTGTTCGACGGTCGCGGCGGCGAATATCCGGCGCAACTGAGCCGCATCGAAAAAGACCGCGCCTATGCCGTGCTCGGCGACTGGCGGGAGACCGAGTGCGAATCGCCGCTGGCGGTGACGCTGGTGCAGGCGGTGCAGGCCGGCGACAAGATGGACTTCACCATTCAGAAGGCCGTCGAGCTCGGGGTTGGCGGCGTGGTGCCGGTCGATAGCCGGCGCAGTGTCGTCCGCCTGGCTGGCGAACGGGCGGCCAAACGGGTAGCCCACTGGCAGGGCGTGGCCGCTTCGGCCTGTGAACAGTGCGGTCGCAATCAGGTGCCGCCGGTGACCCAGATCGAAAAGCTGGAGCACTGGCTGGCCCGCCCGGCAGCCGCCGGAACCTTGCGCCTGATGCTGTCACCGACGGCGACGCAGACGCTGGCTGATCTGGCGCCGGCGAATCGGATTGAACTGCTGATCGGCGCCGAAGGGGGGCTTGATCCGCAGGAAATGCTCGCGGCGGAACAGGCGGGATTCCAGGCCGTACGCCTGGGGCCGCGCGTGTTGCGCACCGAAACGGCGGGACTGGCGGCGCTGGCGGCGTTGCAGGTCCTTTGGGGAGACTTCAGGGAGGGGTAG